Proteins co-encoded in one Streptococcus pyogenes genomic window:
- the sagA gene encoding TOMM family cytolysin streptolysin S, whose amino-acid sequence MLKFTSNILATSVAETTQVAPGGCCCCCTTCCFSIATGSGNSQGGSGSYTPGK is encoded by the coding sequence ATGTTAAAATTTACTTCAAATATTTTAGCTACTAGTGTAGCTGAAACAACTCAAGTTGCTCCTGGAGGCTGCTGTTGCTGCTGTACTACTTGTTGCTTCTCAATTGCTACTGGAAGTGGTAATTCTCAAGGTGGTAGCGGAAGTTATACGCCAGGTAAATAA
- a CDS encoding streptolysin associated protein SagC, protein MKYQLNSNVRVVTFQDTFCFRKGIWDFNEAILDLTQEPQNLKIVYQEIVSQLVKGVAIDTETYENTLEPETFANLMEVISGLYYNDMLMLEDDYNLEENVMKILMGNFRFMAQAGHMVSNDPVLFISDSTYVNESAELLAEQLHLQLQVASDDLKMLIQQTDVSSRLDALEHRRNMNCLSDALCDYQSIIICQERLNIMMLRHLNEVSVAMKKQLVIGFVDGPFLHTCTLNPPHSADFDSLERRVLARLQDSTLYQHFANQVLPATQDVSQAYLPLLNVLMNLVVSEAFIIAQTGSSKFEGRLLSIYLPTLEIQVQDILKMSNSQTQGALAKLKYEDQQISTREIVKKLLDE, encoded by the coding sequence ATGAAATATCAACTTAATAGTAATGTTCGTGTCGTGACATTTCAAGATACATTTTGTTTTAGAAAAGGAATCTGGGACTTTAATGAAGCCATTCTAGATTTGACACAAGAACCTCAAAATTTAAAGATAGTTTATCAAGAAATAGTTTCACAGTTGGTTAAGGGAGTAGCCATTGATACTGAAACTTATGAAAATACTTTAGAACCTGAGACGTTCGCTAATTTAATGGAAGTCATTTCAGGCTTGTATTACAATGATATGCTGATGCTTGAGGATGACTACAATCTTGAAGAAAATGTCATGAAAATTTTAATGGGTAATTTCCGTTTTATGGCGCAAGCAGGTCATATGGTAAGCAATGATCCTGTTTTGTTTATCAGTGATTCGACTTATGTTAATGAATCTGCTGAGTTGCTAGCTGAACAACTGCATTTACAATTGCAAGTGGCTAGTGATGACTTAAAAATGTTAATTCAGCAGACAGATGTTAGTTCGCGTTTAGATGCTTTGGAGCATCGCCGTAACATGAATTGTTTATCAGATGCCTTGTGCGATTACCAAAGTATTATTATTTGTCAAGAACGCTTGAATATTATGATGTTGCGACACTTGAATGAAGTTAGCGTAGCTATGAAAAAACAATTAGTGATTGGTTTTGTAGATGGACCATTCTTGCACACTTGTACTTTGAATCCTCCCCATAGTGCTGACTTTGATAGCTTAGAAAGAAGAGTTTTGGCACGTTTACAAGACTCAACTCTCTATCAACATTTTGCTAATCAGGTTTTACCAGCCACACAAGATGTGAGCCAGGCCTATTTACCATTGTTAAATGTTTTAATGAATTTAGTCGTTAGCGAAGCTTTCATTATTGCTCAAACAGGTAGTTCTAAATTTGAGGGACGTTTATTAAGCATTTACTTACCGACGCTTGAGATTCAGGTCCAAGATATTTTGAAAATGTCTAATTCACAGACACAAGGAGCTTTGGCAAAATTAAAGTATGAGGATCAGCAGATATCAACACGTGAGATTGTTAAAAAACTCCTTGACGAGTAA
- a CDS encoding ABC transporter permease, with protein sequence MICFIKTLFVKIKRKKTSYVTFFLMPILTTLLALSLSFSNNNQAKIGILDKDNSQISKQFIAQLKQNKKYDIFTKIKKEHIDHYLQDKSLEAVLTIDKGFSDKVLQGKSQKLNIRSIANSEITEWVKAQTNYLLENYNIIGDVALGNEDTFNRILQKNQQLNYDVKQVTLTDRSRSKAVSSTTTGFLLILMLGSTSVIYSGILADKSSQLYHRLMLSNLSRFRYMLSYVCVGFVAFTIQIVIMLSLLKVFNISFFVPTSLLLIIFFLFSLLAIGFGLLIGAITQNSQQSSQLANLIVMPTSMLAGCLWPLSITPSYMQAIGKLLPQNWVLSAIAIFQSGGTLSQAWPYLLALMGTALALISFSSLLLKPTKL encoded by the coding sequence ATGATTTGTTTTATAAAAACTCTATTTGTTAAGATAAAGCGCAAAAAAACAAGTTATGTGACATTCTTTTTAATGCCTATTTTAACGACACTTTTGGCTTTATCTTTGAGTTTTTCAAATAATAATCAAGCTAAAATTGGGATATTAGATAAAGATAATAGTCAGATATCTAAACAATTTATTGCTCAACTAAAGCAAAACAAAAAGTACGACATTTTTACCAAAATCAAAAAAGAGCATATTGATCACTACCTTCAAGATAAATCTCTAGAAGCGGTATTGACTATTGACAAAGGGTTCTCAGATAAAGTGTTGCAAGGAAAATCTCAAAAACTCAATATACGTTCGATTGCTAATAGCGAAATTACAGAGTGGGTAAAGGCACAGACCAATTATCTATTGGAAAATTATAATATTATAGGGGATGTGGCTCTAGGTAACGAAGATACTTTTAATAGAATTCTCCAAAAAAACCAACAGTTAAATTATGATGTTAAGCAAGTAACTTTGACAGACCGATCACGTAGCAAAGCAGTATCTTCCACAACGACAGGATTTTTGCTTATTCTAATGTTAGGTAGTACGAGCGTGATTTACAGTGGTATTTTGGCAGATAAATCTAGTCAGTTATACCATCGATTAATGTTATCGAACTTATCTCGTTTTCGCTATATGTTGAGTTACGTCTGTGTAGGATTTGTTGCTTTTACGATTCAAATTGTCATTATGCTGAGTTTGTTAAAAGTATTTAATATTAGTTTTTTTGTTCCGACATCACTTCTTTTGATTATTTTTTTCCTTTTTAGTTTATTAGCGATAGGCTTTGGCCTGCTGATTGGAGCTATCACACAAAATTCCCAACAAAGTAGCCAGTTAGCTAATCTTATTGTAATGCCGACTTCAATGTTGGCTGGCTGTTTATGGCCATTGTCTATTACGCCTTCTTATATGCAAGCAATTGGTAAGTTATTACCACAAAATTGGGTTTTATCAGCCATAGCTATTTTTCAAAGTGGAGGGACCTTATCTCAGGCTTGGCCATACTTGTTAGCTCTAATGGGAACAGCACTAGCTTTGATTAGTTTTTCAAGTTTATTATTAAAACCTACCAAACTATAA
- a CDS encoding ABC transporter ATP-binding protein — protein sequence MSFVQLTNVVKSYKNGKKAVNDVSLSIEAGNIYGLLGPNGAGKSTLINLILGLIPLSSGKITVLGQSQKTIRKISSQIGYVPQDIAVYPDLTAYENVELFGSLYGLKGAQLKKQVLKSLEFVGLHSQAKQFPSQFSGGMKRRLNIACALVHSPKLIIFDEPTVGIDPQSRNHILESIRLLNKEGATVIYTTHYMEEVEALCDYIFIMDHGQVIEEGPKFELEKRYVANLANQIIVTLTDSRHLELADKPDWSLIEDGEKLMLKIDNSDMTSVVHQLTQANITFSEIRHNHLNLEEIFLHLTGKKLRD from the coding sequence ATGAGTTTTGTACAATTAACAAATGTTGTCAAGTCCTACAAAAACGGCAAGAAAGCTGTCAATGATGTTTCCTTGTCTATTGAAGCAGGTAATATTTATGGTTTGTTAGGACCAAATGGTGCTGGTAAGTCTACCTTGATTAATCTTATCTTAGGCTTGATCCCTTTGAGTTCCGGTAAAATTACTGTTTTAGGGCAATCCCAAAAGACTATTCGAAAAATAAGTTCGCAGATAGGTTATGTTCCTCAAGACATTGCTGTTTATCCAGACCTAACTGCTTATGAAAATGTAGAACTATTTGGGTCACTTTATGGCTTAAAGGGAGCTCAGCTTAAAAAACAAGTTCTAAAAAGTTTAGAATTTGTGGGGCTACACTCCCAAGCTAAGCAGTTTCCAAGTCAATTCTCAGGAGGAATGAAGAGACGGTTAAATATCGCTTGTGCGCTAGTTCATTCACCTAAATTAATCATTTTTGACGAACCGACTGTAGGGATTGATCCTCAATCACGTAATCATATTTTAGAGTCGATTCGTTTGCTAAACAAAGAAGGTGCTACAGTTATTTATACGACCCATTATATGGAAGAAGTAGAGGCTCTTTGTGATTATATTTTTATTATGGATCATGGTCAAGTTATTGAAGAAGGACCTAAATTTGAACTGGAAAAACGTTACGTTGCAAATCTAGCAAACCAGATTATTGTAACTCTAACAGATTCACGTCATTTGGAACTGGCAGATAAGCCTGATTGGTCTTTGATAGAAGATGGAGAAAAACTCATGTTGAAGATTGATAATAGTGATATGACATCAGTTGTTCATCAGCTCACACAGGCCAATATTACTTTTAGCGAGATTAGACATAACCATTTGAATTTAGAAGAAATTTTCTTACACTTAACAGGTAAGAAGTTACGAGATTAG
- a CDS encoding SagG family ABC transporter permease subunit — protein MVLFHLIKKESLQIFRNRTALLMMVIFPILMIVILSFAFKSSFNTATTVPKLTIRYQLEGEKTDYQKNFLAFLKVLNQKLHLETKPSNSLEKDRQRVSEGALTAVLEVKKNQTIKVITNNINQQNADLINMLVKNYVDNAKTYDSIAALYPQQLNHIRKRSVDYVKVSSIQTSKGMTSADYYAISMFTMITFYSMMSAMNLVLSDRQQRITNRIHLTGVSPSFLVFGKLIGAMLATTVQLSLLYIFTRFVLRVNWGTNEWMLIGITASLVYLSVAIGIGLGISIKNEAFLTVASNTIIPIFAFLGGSYVPLTTLHSSIINQLSNISPIKWVNDSLFYLIFGGQYNPIPVTLIVNISIGTIFIILALIGMRKQVTT, from the coding sequence ATGGTTTTATTTCATTTAATCAAAAAAGAAAGTTTACAGATTTTTAGAAACCGAACAGCCTTATTGATGATGGTGATTTTTCCAATTTTGATGATCGTTATTTTAAGTTTTGCCTTTAAATCAAGTTTTAATACTGCGACAACAGTCCCTAAATTGACCATTCGTTACCAATTAGAGGGTGAAAAAACGGATTACCAGAAAAATTTTCTTGCTTTTTTAAAAGTTTTAAACCAAAAACTTCATTTAGAGACTAAACCTAGTAATTCTCTTGAAAAAGATCGACAAAGGGTCAGTGAAGGAGCCTTAACGGCTGTTTTAGAAGTGAAGAAGAATCAGACCATTAAGGTTATTACTAATAATATTAATCAGCAAAATGCAGATTTGATCAATATGCTAGTAAAAAATTATGTTGATAATGCTAAAACTTATGACTCGATAGCAGCTCTTTATCCTCAACAATTAAATCATATCAGAAAGCGAAGTGTGGACTATGTTAAGGTCAGTTCAATACAGACAAGTAAAGGAATGACATCAGCTGATTATTATGCTATTTCCATGTTTACCATGATTACTTTTTATAGTATGATGTCTGCGATGAACCTTGTTTTGTCAGATCGTCAACAACGGATTACAAATCGTATTCACTTAACAGGAGTTTCTCCAAGTTTTTTGGTCTTTGGGAAATTAATAGGTGCTATGTTAGCAACAACTGTTCAATTGAGTCTTTTATACATTTTTACAAGGTTTGTTTTACGAGTTAATTGGGGCACTAATGAGTGGATGCTTATTGGTATAACAGCCTCCTTAGTCTATCTCTCTGTAGCTATAGGTATCGGGCTAGGTATAAGCATTAAAAATGAGGCTTTTTTAACGGTTGCATCCAATACTATTATTCCTATATTCGCCTTTTTAGGAGGCAGTTACGTTCCATTGACAACATTACACAGCTCTATTATTAATCAATTGTCGAATATATCTCCTATTAAATGGGTTAATGATAGTTTGTTCTATCTTATTTTTGGTGGTCAATATAATCCGATTCCTGTAACTTTGATCGTTAATATTAGTATCGGAACAATTTTTATAATATTGGCATTGATAGGTATGAGAAAGCAGGTGACGACATGA
- a CDS encoding CPBP family intramembrane glutamic endopeptidase produces the protein MPLSIQCLNLCFLLVTFCPSIPMQAIFGKEDSGYAFNLIGFLRATLIYDILALVSIYVLSPQITLSLESIDSKTFFMGLVFCVLIVLIELVFLHGLRCWQKKQWLPATFSFVGTTNDWSKIGYPLLLALFEETIYRFLWFNILAFQWHLPTIIVLIVTSFCYALNHLLMGKSIFYAKLVTGIIYGSIYMLTSQLWLVVIMHVGGNLLVECLSHLQTKKKKEVT, from the coding sequence ATGCCTTTGTCCATCCAATGCCTTAATCTTTGTTTTTTGTTGGTAACTTTTTGTCCTTCAATTCCTATGCAAGCTATTTTTGGAAAGGAAGATAGTGGTTATGCATTTAATTTAATTGGTTTTCTAAGAGCAACTCTGATTTATGACATTTTGGCTTTGGTAAGTATTTATGTTTTGTCACCTCAAATAACCTTGTCTCTTGAAAGTATTGATAGTAAGACGTTCTTTATGGGACTTGTATTTTGCGTCTTGATAGTACTGATTGAACTCGTTTTCTTACATGGTTTACGTTGTTGGCAAAAAAAGCAATGGCTTCCTGCAACTTTCTCGTTTGTAGGAACGACAAATGATTGGTCTAAGATTGGCTATCCTTTATTACTAGCTTTATTTGAAGAGACGATTTATCGTTTTTTGTGGTTTAATATATTAGCTTTTCAATGGCATTTACCAACAATTATTGTTTTAATTGTAACTAGTTTTTGCTATGCTTTAAATCACTTATTGATGGGGAAATCCATTTTTTATGCTAAGTTGGTAACAGGCATCATTTATGGTAGTATTTACATGCTGACTAGTCAATTGTGGTTGGTTGTGATAATGCATGTAGGAGGTAACTTGCTAGTTGAGTGTCTTAGCCATCTTCAAACAAAAAAGAAGAAGGAGGTGACATGA
- a CDS encoding YcaO-like family protein, whose amino-acid sequence MLYYYPSFNHIFDELKSLSGNRTGILNQSQVPVCNHPHDVYLKSITGQMPDYHKQFIGELSQVSYHIIGYGSYYEEALIKYLGESIERYATVIAGDLLSDRIVYASYNELKLLHKVMPLEYLQVFTQEQIALSCDLQMMMCDKMVTENDVLGWVKCPMFFEDAEMYVPAQMLYVGYKTNETVGERRIIPGFSTGTASHKTLEAAMCNSLIEYIQIDSMMLSWYTKKPCPKIIVDDPDIEVILEEARLGKDSLYDIIPIDMTVGEDNPLYTFGIILKNKYDEGPYLLFGVQAGLDPKHALLRGIMEASAISYSYYYNLLYQKASLANIECEEPLFLDLDSNVFYYAHPKDQDHKWKAFEPLISGEVLLSDLEDHSGKDKKEDLKTLLAYAKKVSPNAVFLDITPPEALEKGWYVTRVLMPELLEMCIPAFPFANHPRMRQFGGVTNAFVHPMP is encoded by the coding sequence ATGTTATACTATTATCCTTCTTTTAATCATATTTTTGATGAATTAAAAAGTTTAAGTGGCAATCGAACAGGTATCTTAAATCAATCTCAAGTTCCAGTTTGCAACCATCCTCACGATGTTTACTTAAAAAGTATTACTGGCCAAATGCCAGATTATCATAAACAATTTATAGGTGAGTTGAGTCAAGTTAGTTATCACATTATTGGTTACGGCAGTTACTATGAAGAAGCACTTATCAAGTATTTAGGAGAAAGTATTGAACGCTATGCTACTGTAATTGCCGGAGACTTACTATCAGATCGGATTGTCTATGCTTCTTATAATGAGTTAAAACTGTTACATAAAGTGATGCCTTTAGAATACTTGCAAGTGTTTACCCAAGAACAGATCGCATTATCTTGTGACTTGCAAATGATGATGTGCGATAAAATGGTAACTGAGAACGATGTATTGGGCTGGGTTAAATGTCCCATGTTCTTTGAGGACGCAGAGATGTATGTTCCAGCTCAAATGCTTTATGTTGGGTATAAAACAAATGAGACTGTAGGAGAAAGACGGATAATACCAGGATTTTCTACGGGAACAGCTTCTCACAAAACGTTAGAAGCGGCTATGTGCAACAGTTTGATTGAATACATCCAGATCGATTCAATGATGCTTAGCTGGTATACTAAGAAGCCTTGCCCCAAGATTATTGTTGATGATCCTGATATTGAAGTGATTTTAGAAGAAGCTAGACTGGGAAAAGACAGTCTATACGACATTATTCCTATTGATATGACTGTAGGAGAAGATAATCCTCTTTATACGTTTGGAATCATTCTCAAAAATAAATATGATGAAGGGCCTTACCTCTTGTTTGGAGTGCAGGCTGGGTTAGATCCTAAACATGCTTTGCTAAGAGGGATCATGGAAGCTTCAGCTATTAGCTATAGTTACTACTATAATCTTTTATATCAAAAAGCTTCCCTTGCAAATATTGAATGCGAAGAACCTTTGTTTTTAGATTTAGATAGTAATGTCTTCTATTATGCACATCCCAAGGACCAAGACCATAAATGGAAGGCCTTTGAACCTTTGATTTCAGGAGAAGTTCTGTTAAGTGATTTGGAAGATCATTCTGGTAAAGATAAAAAAGAAGATTTGAAGACTTTATTAGCTTATGCTAAGAAAGTCAGTCCTAATGCTGTCTTTTTAGATATTACACCTCCTGAAGCTCTAGAAAAAGGCTGGTACGTCACGCGAGTTCTGATGCCAGAACTTCTTGAAATGTGTATACCAGCATTTCCTTTTGCTAATCATCCACGAATGAGACAGTTTGGAGGTGTAACAAATGCCTTTGTCCATCCAATGCCTTAA
- a CDS encoding SagF family protein, producing the protein MMLLVLLSFLGLTTLWLTSYRRRCLARWHLQWLVALSYQDFLDVLLSLFQFVVIILVLFFYSATINLGEVLTFLTQTSWHWQILCYLVLYLMAIIEMTLLVLILIFDVLLQKDSRLLFKKITWLPFRQDKPVLSILLLGTVILVDSLFYLGLLILLGEQSLTSLATLILGYGIVKACRYSGWLNVLLAFCLFTIVGLWAVTATLLYGWLVGAMILTVTYLMISCKEY; encoded by the coding sequence ATGATGCTATTGGTTTTGCTGTCGTTTTTAGGTCTAACTACTCTTTGGTTGACCAGTTATCGAAGACGTTGTTTGGCTAGATGGCATCTTCAATGGTTAGTGGCCTTATCCTATCAAGATTTTTTAGATGTCTTACTGAGTCTGTTTCAATTTGTCGTTATTATACTTGTTTTATTCTTTTACTCAGCTACTATTAATCTAGGAGAGGTTCTGACCTTTTTGACACAAACTAGCTGGCATTGGCAGATTCTTTGTTATTTAGTGTTATATCTTATGGCCATCATAGAGATGACGCTTTTAGTTTTAATTCTTATCTTTGATGTTTTGCTCCAGAAAGACAGTCGATTGCTCTTTAAAAAAATAACTTGGCTGCCTTTTAGACAAGATAAACCAGTCTTAAGTATACTTTTACTAGGCACAGTTATTCTAGTAGACAGTCTCTTTTATTTGGGCTTGCTTATATTATTAGGAGAACAGTCGCTAACAAGTTTAGCAACGCTTATTTTAGGTTATGGGATAGTCAAGGCTTGTCGCTATTCAGGTTGGTTAAATGTACTATTAGCTTTTTGTCTTTTCACTATAGTTGGACTATGGGCAGTTACGGCAACTTTATTATATGGTTGGCTAGTAGGTGCGATGATATTAACGGTGACTTATTTGATGATTAGTTGCAAAGAGTATTAG
- the sagB gene encoding streptolysin S biosynthesis dehydrogenase SagB, producing MSFFTKEQQPKENCPPITVEKARQLFEFNTNHLSLSDYHHQTVLKTSKQLVAQHLMPNATDNLSQHFLMNYKANNNYLGFQASIVDFFTDSAVANFSSSYVYESQEKIIRLPKPTKISTALSTCIIKRRSHRQFSDRQMPLQDLSNILYYACGVSSQASIRDGASDKITLRNCASGGGLYPIHLVFYARNISKLIDGFYEYLPYQHALRCYRHSSEENVRDFAEYGAINAENCNIIIIYVYHYMKNTRKYGNQATAYAFIESGEIAQNIQLTATALTYGSIDIGGYNKEYLQELLDLDGLGEHVIHMTLVGTKESQ from the coding sequence ATGTCATTTTTTACAAAGGAACAACAACCTAAAGAGAATTGTCCGCCAATAACTGTTGAAAAAGCAAGGCAATTGTTTGAATTTAATACAAACCACTTGTCCTTATCGGATTACCATCATCAAACGGTGCTAAAAACGTCAAAGCAGCTAGTTGCTCAACATTTAATGCCTAATGCAACCGATAATCTTAGTCAACATTTTTTGATGAACTATAAAGCTAATAATAATTATTTAGGCTTCCAAGCTAGTATTGTCGACTTTTTTACAGATTCTGCCGTTGCTAATTTTTCAAGTAGTTACGTTTATGAAAGTCAGGAAAAGATAATTCGTTTACCAAAACCTACCAAGATATCAACTGCTCTGTCGACATGTATTATAAAACGAAGAAGTCATCGTCAATTTTCAGATAGACAAATGCCTCTTCAAGATTTATCAAACATTCTTTATTATGCATGTGGTGTTAGTTCACAAGCATCAATTAGAGATGGAGCATCAGATAAGATTACACTCAGAAACTGTGCTTCAGGTGGAGGTTTATACCCTATTCATTTAGTTTTTTATGCTAGAAACATCAGTAAATTAATAGATGGTTTCTATGAATATCTACCCTATCAGCATGCACTAAGGTGTTATCGGCATAGCTCTGAGGAAAACGTTAGAGATTTTGCGGAATACGGTGCTATTAATGCTGAAAATTGTAATATTATTATTATTTATGTCTACCATTACATGAAAAATACACGTAAATATGGGAATCAGGCGACTGCCTATGCTTTTATTGAATCAGGAGAAATAGCCCAGAATATTCAATTGACTGCAACTGCCTTAACTTATGGAAGTATTGATATTGGTGGTTATAATAAGGAATATCTCCAAGAATTATTAGATTTAGATGGGCTAGGAGAGCATGTGATTCACATGACACTCGTAGGAACTAAGGAGTCTCAATGA